A genomic segment from Vidua macroura isolate BioBank_ID:100142 chromosome Z, ASM2450914v1, whole genome shotgun sequence encodes:
- the CCDC125 gene encoding coiled-coil domain-containing protein 125 isoform X5, whose protein sequence is MEEAEEDDMTCGDLGNGLGRRPGGVYEGENLQNSYSVRSRKGSGKTCHSPLSAKVAEESGAAALPAPKRNSFFDGSLKKPACSSTRQNSCESNTEVSNGELKQQLREALEELEILKVELEASQRQLEGKDEALRILQSMAVFDKATSHTKAMLQKTEEEKRTLEKEISILQWEIEFDQDRFKNIEDTWTEKYDRIYCENAALKEALKLRTEEVKTLKAENAILNQQCLELLAMLDVKQQKVFQENMLLNRSDITDFTGLELAVLGACTCSPAEGQPCPCAKVAALTRKQLLRLKQETEALRKSKDEAYVTADAFRVAFEQQLMQRKEQALRLAEAMTVKKESRFASWRRRAEPAKLEASRSGLGRRLRGLLSPDGDRGKVQGLDGAQEALRTLVELVNDKEEALAHQRKVSYMLARAADGGHAAGRRWLAAPRPPAGPGPAPSPARPRSWPPALA, encoded by the exons atggaggaagcagaagaggatGACATGACGTGTGGAGACTTGGGAAACGGACTTGGGAGAAGACCGGGAGGTGTTTATGAAGGGGAGAACTTACAAAATTCCTATTCAGTTAGATCTAGGAAGGGATCTGGAAAGACTTGTCATTCCCCCTTGTCAGCAAAGGTAGCGGAAGAAAGCggtgctgcagctcttcctgctccGAAACGGAACAGCTTTTTCGATGGATCCCTCAAAAAGCCTGCCTGTAGTTCCACACGGCAGAATAGCTGTG AATCAAATACTGAAGTGTCAAATGGAGAACTAAAGCAACAACTTCGGGAAGCTCTGGAG GAACTTGAAATTTTGAAAGTTGAGCTTGAAGCATCTCAAAGACAGCTTGAAGGAAAAGATGAAGCCCTGAGAATCCTGCAGAGCATG GCAGTATTTGATAAAGCCACAAGCCATACAAAAGCAATGCTTCAGaaaactgaggaagaaaagaggacTCTAGAGAAG GAAATAAGTATTTTGCAGTGGGAAATTGAATTTGATCAGGACAGATTTAAAAACATAGAAGACACCTGGACAGAAAAATATGACAG GATATACTGTGAAAATGCAGCTCTTAAGGAAGCGTTGAAACTGAGGACAGAAGAAGTTAAAACACTTAAAGCTGAAAATGCAA tCCTGAACCAGCAGTGCTTGGAACTCCTGGCAATGCTAGATGTGAAACAACAGAAAGTTTTTCAGGAGAACATGTTGTTGAACAGAAGTGACATCACTGATTTTACAGGTCTTGAA ctggcagtgctgggagcctgCACCTGCAGTCCTGCTGAGgggcagccctgtccctgtgccaaggtgGCAGCTCTCACTCGGAAGCAGCTCCTTCGTCTCAAGCAAGAG ACGGAAGCTCTGAGGAAGAGTAAGGACGAAGCGTACGTGACGGCGGACGCCTTCAGAGTTGCGTTcgagcagcagctgatgcagaggaaggagcaggcCCTGAGGCTGGCAGAAGCGATGACCgtgaagaaggaaagcagattTGCGAGCTGGAGGCGTCGCGCTG AGCCTGCCAAGTTGGAGGCCAGCAGGAGCGGCCTGGGGCGGAGGCTGCGCGGGCTGCTGTCGCCGGACGGGGACCGCGGGAAGGTGCAGGGGCTGGACGGTGCCCAGGAGGCCCTGAGGACGCTGGTGGAGCTG GTGAACGACAAGGAGGAGGCCCTGGCGCACCAGCGCAAGGTCAGCTACATGCTGGCCCGGGCGGCGGACGGGGGGCACGCGGCCGGGCGGCGTTGGCTCGCAGCCCCGCGGCCcccggccggccccggccctgccccgaGCCCTGCCAGGCCGCGCTCCTGGCCCCCAGCGCTCGCCTGA
- the CCDC125 gene encoding coiled-coil domain-containing protein 125 isoform X4, with product MEEAEEDDMTCGDLGNGLGRRPGGVYEGENLQNSYSVRSRKGSGKTCHSPLSAKVAEESGAAALPAPKRNSFFDGSLKKPACSSTRQNSCESNTEVSNGELKQQLREALEELEILKVELEASQRQLEGKDEALRILQSMAVFDKATSHTKAMLQKTEEEKRTLEKEISILQWEIEFDQDRFKNIEDTWTEKYDRIYCENAALKEALKLRTEEVKTLKAENAILNQQCLELLAMLDVKQQKVFQENMLLNRSDITDFTGLELAVLGACTCSPAEGQPCPCAKVAALTRKQLLRLKQETEALRKSKDEAYVTADAFRVAFEQQLMQRKEQALRLAEAMTVKKESRFASWRRRAEPAKLEASRSGLGRRLRGLLSPDGDRGKVQGLDGAQEALRTLVELVSARLACPRRGAGPALTAARSPFSLAQVNDKEEALAHQRKVSYMLARAADGGHAAGRRWLAAPRPPAGPGPAPSPARPRSWPPALA from the exons atggaggaagcagaagaggatGACATGACGTGTGGAGACTTGGGAAACGGACTTGGGAGAAGACCGGGAGGTGTTTATGAAGGGGAGAACTTACAAAATTCCTATTCAGTTAGATCTAGGAAGGGATCTGGAAAGACTTGTCATTCCCCCTTGTCAGCAAAGGTAGCGGAAGAAAGCggtgctgcagctcttcctgctccGAAACGGAACAGCTTTTTCGATGGATCCCTCAAAAAGCCTGCCTGTAGTTCCACACGGCAGAATAGCTGTG AATCAAATACTGAAGTGTCAAATGGAGAACTAAAGCAACAACTTCGGGAAGCTCTGGAG GAACTTGAAATTTTGAAAGTTGAGCTTGAAGCATCTCAAAGACAGCTTGAAGGAAAAGATGAAGCCCTGAGAATCCTGCAGAGCATG GCAGTATTTGATAAAGCCACAAGCCATACAAAAGCAATGCTTCAGaaaactgaggaagaaaagaggacTCTAGAGAAG GAAATAAGTATTTTGCAGTGGGAAATTGAATTTGATCAGGACAGATTTAAAAACATAGAAGACACCTGGACAGAAAAATATGACAG GATATACTGTGAAAATGCAGCTCTTAAGGAAGCGTTGAAACTGAGGACAGAAGAAGTTAAAACACTTAAAGCTGAAAATGCAA tCCTGAACCAGCAGTGCTTGGAACTCCTGGCAATGCTAGATGTGAAACAACAGAAAGTTTTTCAGGAGAACATGTTGTTGAACAGAAGTGACATCACTGATTTTACAGGTCTTGAA ctggcagtgctgggagcctgCACCTGCAGTCCTGCTGAGgggcagccctgtccctgtgccaaggtgGCAGCTCTCACTCGGAAGCAGCTCCTTCGTCTCAAGCAAGAG ACGGAAGCTCTGAGGAAGAGTAAGGACGAAGCGTACGTGACGGCGGACGCCTTCAGAGTTGCGTTcgagcagcagctgatgcagaggaaggagcaggcCCTGAGGCTGGCAGAAGCGATGACCgtgaagaaggaaagcagattTGCGAGCTGGAGGCGTCGCGCTG AGCCTGCCAAGTTGGAGGCCAGCAGGAGCGGCCTGGGGCGGAGGCTGCGCGGGCTGCTGTCGCCGGACGGGGACCGCGGGAAGGTGCAGGGGCTGGACGGTGCCCAGGAGGCCCTGAGGACGCTGGTGGAGCTGGTCAGTGCGCGGCTCGCCTGCCCTCGGCGCGGCGCGGGCCCCGCGCTGACCGCGGCCCGCTCTCCTTTCTCTTTGGCGCAGGTGAACGACAAGGAGGAGGCCCTGGCGCACCAGCGCAAGGTCAGCTACATGCTGGCCCGGGCGGCGGACGGGGGGCACGCGGCCGGGCGGCGTTGGCTCGCAGCCCCGCGGCCcccggccggccccggccctgccccgaGCCCTGCCAGGCCGCGCTCCTGGCCCCCAGCGCTCGCCTGA
- the CCDC125 gene encoding coiled-coil domain-containing protein 125 isoform X1, whose product MEEAEEDDMTCGDLGNGLGRRPGGVYEGENLQNSYSVRSRKGSGKTCHSPLSAKVAEESGAAALPAPKRNSFFDGSLKKPACSSTRQNSCESNTEVSNGELKQQLREALEELEILKVELEASQRQLEGKDEALRILQSMAVFDKATSHTKAMLQKTEEEKRTLEKEISILQWEIEFDQDRFKNIEDTWTEKYDRIYCENAALKEALKLRTEEVKTLKAENAILNQQCLELLAMLDVKQQKVFQENMLLNRSDITDFTGLELAVLGACTCSPAEGQPCPCAKVAALTRKQLLRLKQETEALRKSKDEAYVTADAFRVAFEQQLMQRKEQALRLAEAMTVKKESRFASWRRRADPGLGAPASPRSRLPLPAPFRSRRASVFRRACQVGGQQERPGAEAARAAVAGRGPREGAGAGRCPGGPEDAGGAGQCAARLPSARRGPRADRGPLSFLFGAGERQGGGPGAPAQGQLHAGPGGGRGARGRAALARSPAAPGRPRPCPEPCQAALLAPSARLSGNGKTELAKSRKTRVL is encoded by the exons atggaggaagcagaagaggatGACATGACGTGTGGAGACTTGGGAAACGGACTTGGGAGAAGACCGGGAGGTGTTTATGAAGGGGAGAACTTACAAAATTCCTATTCAGTTAGATCTAGGAAGGGATCTGGAAAGACTTGTCATTCCCCCTTGTCAGCAAAGGTAGCGGAAGAAAGCggtgctgcagctcttcctgctccGAAACGGAACAGCTTTTTCGATGGATCCCTCAAAAAGCCTGCCTGTAGTTCCACACGGCAGAATAGCTGTG AATCAAATACTGAAGTGTCAAATGGAGAACTAAAGCAACAACTTCGGGAAGCTCTGGAG GAACTTGAAATTTTGAAAGTTGAGCTTGAAGCATCTCAAAGACAGCTTGAAGGAAAAGATGAAGCCCTGAGAATCCTGCAGAGCATG GCAGTATTTGATAAAGCCACAAGCCATACAAAAGCAATGCTTCAGaaaactgaggaagaaaagaggacTCTAGAGAAG GAAATAAGTATTTTGCAGTGGGAAATTGAATTTGATCAGGACAGATTTAAAAACATAGAAGACACCTGGACAGAAAAATATGACAG GATATACTGTGAAAATGCAGCTCTTAAGGAAGCGTTGAAACTGAGGACAGAAGAAGTTAAAACACTTAAAGCTGAAAATGCAA tCCTGAACCAGCAGTGCTTGGAACTCCTGGCAATGCTAGATGTGAAACAACAGAAAGTTTTTCAGGAGAACATGTTGTTGAACAGAAGTGACATCACTGATTTTACAGGTCTTGAA ctggcagtgctgggagcctgCACCTGCAGTCCTGCTGAGgggcagccctgtccctgtgccaaggtgGCAGCTCTCACTCGGAAGCAGCTCCTTCGTCTCAAGCAAGAG ACGGAAGCTCTGAGGAAGAGTAAGGACGAAGCGTACGTGACGGCGGACGCCTTCAGAGTTGCGTTcgagcagcagctgatgcagaggaaggagcaggcCCTGAGGCTGGCAGAAGCGATGACCgtgaagaaggaaagcagattTGCGAGCTGGAGGCGTCGCGCTG ATCCAGGTTTAGGAGCGCCTGCTTCACCCCGAAGTCGCCTTCCCCTTCCCGCGCCGTTCCGCAGCCGACGCGCTTCTGTTTTCCGCAGAGCCTGCCAAGTTGGAGGCCAGCAGGAGCGGCCTGGGGCGGAGGCTGCGCGGGCTGCTGTCGCCGGACGGGGACCGCGGGAAGGTGCAGGGGCTGGACGGTGCCCAGGAGGCCCTGAGGACGCTGGTGGAGCTGGTCAGTGCGCGGCTCGCCTGCCCTCGGCGCGGCGCGGGCCCCGCGCTGACCGCGGCCCGCTCTCCTTTCTCTTTGGCGCAGGTGAACGACAAGGAGGAGGCCCTGGCGCACCAGCGCAAGGTCAGCTACATGCTGGCCCGGGCGGCGGACGGGGGGCACGCGGCCGGGCGGCGTTGGCTCGCAGCCCCGCGGCCcccggccggccccggccctgccccgaGCCCTGCCAGGCCGCGCTCCTGGCCCCCAGCGCTCGCCTGAGCGGAAACGGCAAAACGGA
- the CCDC125 gene encoding coiled-coil domain-containing protein 125 isoform X2: MEEAEEDDMTCGDLGNGLGRRPGGVYEGENLQNSYSVRSRKGSGKTCHSPLSAKVAEESGAAALPAPKRNSFFDGSLKKPACSSTRQNSCESNTEVSNGELKQQLREALEELEILKVELEASQRQLEGKDEALRILQSMAVFDKATSHTKAMLQKTEEEKRTLEKEISILQWEIEFDQDRFKNIEDTWTEKYDRIYCENAALKEALKLRTEEVKTLKAENAILNQQCLELLAMLDVKQQKVFQENMLLNRSDITDFTGLELAVLGACTCSPAEGQPCPCAKVAALTRKQLLRLKQETEALRKSKDEAYVTADAFRVAFEQQLMQRKEQALRLAEAMTVKKESRFASWRRRADPGLGAPASPRSRLPLPAPFRSRRASVFRRACQVGGQQERPGAEAARAAVAGRGPREGAGAGRCPGGPEDAGGAGERQGGGPGAPAQGQLHAGPGGGRGARGRAALARSPAAPGRPRPCPEPCQAALLAPSARLSGNGKTELAKSRKTRVL, translated from the exons atggaggaagcagaagaggatGACATGACGTGTGGAGACTTGGGAAACGGACTTGGGAGAAGACCGGGAGGTGTTTATGAAGGGGAGAACTTACAAAATTCCTATTCAGTTAGATCTAGGAAGGGATCTGGAAAGACTTGTCATTCCCCCTTGTCAGCAAAGGTAGCGGAAGAAAGCggtgctgcagctcttcctgctccGAAACGGAACAGCTTTTTCGATGGATCCCTCAAAAAGCCTGCCTGTAGTTCCACACGGCAGAATAGCTGTG AATCAAATACTGAAGTGTCAAATGGAGAACTAAAGCAACAACTTCGGGAAGCTCTGGAG GAACTTGAAATTTTGAAAGTTGAGCTTGAAGCATCTCAAAGACAGCTTGAAGGAAAAGATGAAGCCCTGAGAATCCTGCAGAGCATG GCAGTATTTGATAAAGCCACAAGCCATACAAAAGCAATGCTTCAGaaaactgaggaagaaaagaggacTCTAGAGAAG GAAATAAGTATTTTGCAGTGGGAAATTGAATTTGATCAGGACAGATTTAAAAACATAGAAGACACCTGGACAGAAAAATATGACAG GATATACTGTGAAAATGCAGCTCTTAAGGAAGCGTTGAAACTGAGGACAGAAGAAGTTAAAACACTTAAAGCTGAAAATGCAA tCCTGAACCAGCAGTGCTTGGAACTCCTGGCAATGCTAGATGTGAAACAACAGAAAGTTTTTCAGGAGAACATGTTGTTGAACAGAAGTGACATCACTGATTTTACAGGTCTTGAA ctggcagtgctgggagcctgCACCTGCAGTCCTGCTGAGgggcagccctgtccctgtgccaaggtgGCAGCTCTCACTCGGAAGCAGCTCCTTCGTCTCAAGCAAGAG ACGGAAGCTCTGAGGAAGAGTAAGGACGAAGCGTACGTGACGGCGGACGCCTTCAGAGTTGCGTTcgagcagcagctgatgcagaggaaggagcaggcCCTGAGGCTGGCAGAAGCGATGACCgtgaagaaggaaagcagattTGCGAGCTGGAGGCGTCGCGCTG ATCCAGGTTTAGGAGCGCCTGCTTCACCCCGAAGTCGCCTTCCCCTTCCCGCGCCGTTCCGCAGCCGACGCGCTTCTGTTTTCCGCAGAGCCTGCCAAGTTGGAGGCCAGCAGGAGCGGCCTGGGGCGGAGGCTGCGCGGGCTGCTGTCGCCGGACGGGGACCGCGGGAAGGTGCAGGGGCTGGACGGTGCCCAGGAGGCCCTGAGGACGCTGGTGGAGCTG GTGAACGACAAGGAGGAGGCCCTGGCGCACCAGCGCAAGGTCAGCTACATGCTGGCCCGGGCGGCGGACGGGGGGCACGCGGCCGGGCGGCGTTGGCTCGCAGCCCCGCGGCCcccggccggccccggccctgccccgaGCCCTGCCAGGCCGCGCTCCTGGCCCCCAGCGCTCGCCTGAGCGGAAACGGCAAAACGGA
- the CCDC125 gene encoding coiled-coil domain-containing protein 125 isoform X3 gives MEEAEEDDMTCGDLGNGLGRRPGAKVAEESGAAALPAPKRNSFFDGSLKKPACSSTRQNSCESNTEVSNGELKQQLREALEELEILKVELEASQRQLEGKDEALRILQSMAVFDKATSHTKAMLQKTEEEKRTLEKEISILQWEIEFDQDRFKNIEDTWTEKYDRIYCENAALKEALKLRTEEVKTLKAENAILNQQCLELLAMLDVKQQKVFQENMLLNRSDITDFTGLELAVLGACTCSPAEGQPCPCAKVAALTRKQLLRLKQETEALRKSKDEAYVTADAFRVAFEQQLMQRKEQALRLAEAMTVKKESRFASWRRRADPGLGAPASPRSRLPLPAPFRSRRASVFRRACQVGGQQERPGAEAARAAVAGRGPREGAGAGRCPGGPEDAGGAGQCAARLPSARRGPRADRGPLSFLFGAGERQGGGPGAPAQGQLHAGPGGGRGARGRAALARSPAAPGRPRPCPEPCQAALLAPSARLSGNGKTELAKSRKTRVL, from the exons atggaggaagcagaagaggatGACATGACGTGTGGAGACTTGGGAAACGGACTTGGGAGAAGACCGGGAG CAAAGGTAGCGGAAGAAAGCggtgctgcagctcttcctgctccGAAACGGAACAGCTTTTTCGATGGATCCCTCAAAAAGCCTGCCTGTAGTTCCACACGGCAGAATAGCTGTG AATCAAATACTGAAGTGTCAAATGGAGAACTAAAGCAACAACTTCGGGAAGCTCTGGAG GAACTTGAAATTTTGAAAGTTGAGCTTGAAGCATCTCAAAGACAGCTTGAAGGAAAAGATGAAGCCCTGAGAATCCTGCAGAGCATG GCAGTATTTGATAAAGCCACAAGCCATACAAAAGCAATGCTTCAGaaaactgaggaagaaaagaggacTCTAGAGAAG GAAATAAGTATTTTGCAGTGGGAAATTGAATTTGATCAGGACAGATTTAAAAACATAGAAGACACCTGGACAGAAAAATATGACAG GATATACTGTGAAAATGCAGCTCTTAAGGAAGCGTTGAAACTGAGGACAGAAGAAGTTAAAACACTTAAAGCTGAAAATGCAA tCCTGAACCAGCAGTGCTTGGAACTCCTGGCAATGCTAGATGTGAAACAACAGAAAGTTTTTCAGGAGAACATGTTGTTGAACAGAAGTGACATCACTGATTTTACAGGTCTTGAA ctggcagtgctgggagcctgCACCTGCAGTCCTGCTGAGgggcagccctgtccctgtgccaaggtgGCAGCTCTCACTCGGAAGCAGCTCCTTCGTCTCAAGCAAGAG ACGGAAGCTCTGAGGAAGAGTAAGGACGAAGCGTACGTGACGGCGGACGCCTTCAGAGTTGCGTTcgagcagcagctgatgcagaggaaggagcaggcCCTGAGGCTGGCAGAAGCGATGACCgtgaagaaggaaagcagattTGCGAGCTGGAGGCGTCGCGCTG ATCCAGGTTTAGGAGCGCCTGCTTCACCCCGAAGTCGCCTTCCCCTTCCCGCGCCGTTCCGCAGCCGACGCGCTTCTGTTTTCCGCAGAGCCTGCCAAGTTGGAGGCCAGCAGGAGCGGCCTGGGGCGGAGGCTGCGCGGGCTGCTGTCGCCGGACGGGGACCGCGGGAAGGTGCAGGGGCTGGACGGTGCCCAGGAGGCCCTGAGGACGCTGGTGGAGCTGGTCAGTGCGCGGCTCGCCTGCCCTCGGCGCGGCGCGGGCCCCGCGCTGACCGCGGCCCGCTCTCCTTTCTCTTTGGCGCAGGTGAACGACAAGGAGGAGGCCCTGGCGCACCAGCGCAAGGTCAGCTACATGCTGGCCCGGGCGGCGGACGGGGGGCACGCGGCCGGGCGGCGTTGGCTCGCAGCCCCGCGGCCcccggccggccccggccctgccccgaGCCCTGCCAGGCCGCGCTCCTGGCCCCCAGCGCTCGCCTGAGCGGAAACGGCAAAACGGA
- the AK6 gene encoding adenylate kinase isoenzyme 6, translated as MRRPNVLITGTPGVGKTTLGKELASRAGLSYVNVGDLAKEGQLYEGFDEEYDCPILDEDRVVDELEARMSEGGVIVDYHGCDFFPERWFHVVFVLRTDSSCLYQRLESRGYTGKKLQDNIQCEIFQTLYEEAVLSYKKEIVHQLPSNTPEDLERNLDQIVQWIEQWMKDNN; from the exons ATGAGGCGGCCGAACGTGCTGATCACCG GCACGCCGGGAGTCGGGAAAACCACgctgggaaaggagctggcCTCTAGAGCTGGGCTCAGCTACGTCAACGTGGGCGACCTGGCCAAGGAAg gacagcTGTACGAGGGCTTCGACGAGGAGTACGACTGCCCCATCCTGGATGAGGACAGG GTGGTGGATGAGCTGGAGGCCAGGATGAGCGAGGGCGGGGTGATTGTGGATTACCACGGCTGCGACTTCTTCCCCGAGCGCTGGTTCCACGTCGTGTTCGTGCTGCGCACCGACAGCTCCTGCCTGTACCAGCGCCTGGAGAGCAG GGGCTACACGGGCAAGAAGCTGCAGGACAACATTCAGTGTGAAATTTTTCAGACTCTGTATGAGGAAGCTGTGCTGTCCTATAAAAAGGAGATTGTACACCAGCTACCCAGCAACACCCCAGAGGACCTGGAGAGAAATTTGGATCAGATTGTGCAGTGGATTGAGCAATGGATGAAGGACAACAACTGA